TCATCCTTAGGTCCATGGATTTGCTTCTGAAACTGGTTCTTCCTTTTCGTGGCCTAGCATGGGGCCTAAATTTGTTCTAAGAATGAAATGAGTGAATGCTTCATCATCTTACTAATGACTGAGGCATtgcctctgcctctgcttttctgtctgtaaaatggcTTTCTGCCAGTGCCTGACGTCCAAGGCTGATCCGTTGTCTCTGTAGCGTGGGAGGGAATGGAGCCTCTCAGCTCAGAAGACCTGCTCGCCACAGACACTGTCCTAGTGGAGCAAAGTGGTCTCCTGACAGCAGCATTGTGAAACCCCATTCCTTCCCCCGGGGCCAGGGTAGGTCCCTGCACTCTGCCTCCTATGAGTACTCTGGATTCGGTATTTGGATTGACAGTAAGGGCCCAGAGGTTTGTGTTTAAGGAGTAGGAGTTACTCCTTGGATCACCTGGATCTAATAGCCCTGGGACTTTGCTCTTCTGTCCGTCTCTGCTGCAGCTCGTAGCTGCCACCACTTGGGGGCACCAAGGATACCGGGGACCTATGAGTGGGGCAGGTCTTGGGGGCCAGGTAGGGCTGGGCCTGCACTAGGTTTTTTTTGGATTCTGCAGTCACTGCTCATGAAGCTTTGGGCCCTGGGGAAAGCAGGTTGATGCTTGGAGCTCCGAGTGTGTTTTCCTGCAGCCTCTCTGTCCTTCATGCAAAATCTGAAACGTTTCCTCTGTCCTCCCCCAACCTTTCTGCCTGGAGAATTTCTGCCCATCCTTGAAGCTCCAAGTCACCTCCTCCTGGGCGCCTTTCCAGACTCCCTTAGGGGTCACGCCTATTTGCTTCCATAGCCCTGAAGACACACGGCTTACGTAACACTTTCCATGTTCCAGGTGAAGAATGCAGCACGTCTGCCTGCCCCCCTGAACTGGGAGCTCCTCGAGGACAGGGGCTCTTTTGTCCAAAACTGTTTCGCTGGCTACCTAGCACCAAGCCTGCCGCCTAGTGACTGCTGCGTGTATATTTGTTTAATAATAGCAGCTCTTTTTTATTGGGAGCCCCTCATGTGCTTGGCGCTTTACATTCAGAAATTCTCACTCCAGCCTATTACGTAGGTATTATAAgctccattgtatagatgagcaaactgagactcagaggctTAATAACCTGTCAGTGTTACCCGGCTAGTAACTggccagagccaggatttgaatcggGTCTGCCCAGTCTAGAGTTCATGGTCTTTCCGCAGACAATACCATGTTGACTGAATGAAGCAATGGCTGGCTGCTGGTGGCCGAAAGGGTCTGAGGGGAAGATCCCTTGGGTGGGCTTGGTCGCTAAAGGGGAGTGTGAGGAGGGGGGCTCAGGCTCTCCAGGCCCCATGGACATCCCGGCCTTTCTCATCAGAGCTGGGCACGTGGAGCACATGAGGACAGATCGCAGGCTGCAGAGACTCCTTCAGACCCAGAGGGAGCTGATGTCCAAGGAGCTCTGGCTGTATAGTAGGTGCAGGGAGCCCCGGGAGGCAGGAACCAccgtggtgggggggggggaagcctgcttccctccccacaactccctcctccctctctgcacTGATCAGTTTGCCTTTGCCATGAGTGACCTCAGGAGAGTGAGGATCCCCAGAATAGCTTGACCATGCTTGGCTTCCCATTCCCCTCGGAGCGCAGGATTGCTTCCCAGGTCTCTCACCCTAGGTCTTTCTGTCTTCCGCAGTCGGCGTCAACATGTTTGACTATCTGGGCAGCATCCTGAGTTACGTCGTGATCTCAATCCCCATTTTCAGCGGCGTCTACAGAGACCTGAGCCCCACAGAGCTCAGCACCCTGGTCAGCAAGGTGAGAATCCCTTCTGGGGACCCCCTCATGCCATCCCCCCTGCCCTTTGGCCCAGCACCCAGGGCCTTGGAGTCAAGGCCCGCGCGCACTGCCCTCTGTCCTGTCCAGAACGCCTTTGTATGCATGTACCTCATCAGCTGCTTCACCCGGCTCATCGATCTCTCCAGCACGCTCTCCGATGTGGCAGGCTACACACACAGGTGAGGCTGCGTCTGGCCCCTCTAGGCACGCCCACAGGTGAGGCTGCGTCTGGCCCCTCTAGGTCCTGAGCAAAGCGTGTACCTCAGGGAGAAGTAGCAGAGtgaaaacaggagcagaaaagCTCACCATATACTAGTGGgcatgagagagaaaaaggagtaaCGCCTTCACCTGGGCGCCCAGACCCTCCTCAGGTTTTCACTTCTCGCCCAGGATCGGGGAACTTCAGGAGACCCTGCTGGACATGACCCTGAAGTCACGGGATGGGGAGATCCTGGACGAGAGCGAGTGGGACTTGGCCAGGTGAGCGCTGGGCTGGCGGTGCAGCCTGGTGGTGGAGAATGCAGGCGCTGGAAGCACCCTGGAGCCCAGCCCATTCCCAGCCCATTCCCAGCCGGGCAGAGCAACTGAGCTCTGTCTTATGCCAGGCACGTTGTAAATGTTCACCATCAATGTTGCTGTTCTGGCATCTGTGTTTATTTACACCATCCCCCAGCTGATGGAAACAAAGTACAATCAGCCTGGGCCTgagttaacaaaacaaaaatctgaattGTATCCCTCCTCTTCCTTTATTCCCTCCTCCTCGCTGAGCCCTGCTGCCAGTCCCCTTCCTTGGGGCATGTCTATTCTTTGTCCCCACTCAGGCCCAGAGGTGTCTTTATTGTATCTTTGCAGGCTCCGTGATGTTTCTGACCTTTCTGTGCATCAAGGATTTGTTCATGTCCTCACTTTTCTTGAGCAAACTACTTAActgctctgtgtctcagtttcttcgtCTCTATAAAGAAGACGTTAATGGAACCTTCGTCTTAGGGTTGTTGTGGGGATTAGATATCATAGTTCATAGAAAGTGCTTGGACGGAGACCACAGAGTAAACTTTCAAAAATGGAAACAGGCTGAATTTCAGGGTCTACACTCAACTGTCTTCTTAGGAGCTAATGCCTTAACTATTGCCTCTGTTCAGAATTAAAGCTTCATGCAGCTCTGAGcccagaggtgggggggggggttggtggtGCAGGGACTGTGGGGAACGGGAGATGCTTTTCTGTGGGGGAGATGGGCATCCGTGGAGAGCCAGAAACTCCAAAACTGTGTTAGTATTTCCACTCCCATTCTTACATCAGTCACACGGTGATGCCCTGAAAATGCATGTAATGCCACAAACATTAGAATTGGACAGATGCAGCTCTGTGCCCCTGAGCAGGTTACTCAGCCacctgactcagtttcctcatctgcccaGTGGGGATAATAGCTGTGGTTCATGGCTGATAAGACTGATTAAGATCTGTCATGGGCAGGACTTTGCCCAGCCTGCCGCAGAGCAGGTGCCCAGTCCATCTCTatcagtttgctagggctgccatgacagaGTACCAAAAACTGGGCGGCTTAAAGAGCAGAAGTTTATTTTGTCATAGTTCTAcaggttagaagtccaagatcaaggtgtcagcagggttgatttctcctgaggccttgctccttggcttgcagatggccgctTTCTCACAGTGTCGTTACGTGGCCTTTTCTCTATGCGTGTGCACCCCTggtgtctctccctcttcttaaaaggacaccagtcatactggattgggGCCCTACCCTAAAGGCCTCGTTTTAAtgtaatcacctctttaaagaccctgtctccaaatgcaGTTACCTTCTGAGGTACTAGGCGTTGGGACTTCAGTATGTGATTTTTGAGGCCACAGTTCAGCCCATGGCAACCCTCCAGTCCAGAGGTGATGCCCCCAAGGAGAAAGAActacccccctgcccccagcactaCTGACACCGCTTATCTTCCCAACATCTCTTCGCTTCTTGCACCCTAGGACTCCAGGATGGCCAGCAACAGAGCGAACAGATACAGCTTTTCTTCTTGAGCGGGTCTGCATCTCCGCCCCCTCCTCTAACAAACCCTTAATCAAGGATCTGAGCCTGAAGATCTCTGAGGGGCAGAGCTTGCTTATCACAGGCAACACGGGCACCGGCAAGACCTCCTTGCTCCGGGTTCTGGGTGGCCTCTGGGCGAGCACAGGGGGTGAGAGCCAGCCTTCCCTGCTCTGAGCCAGCCTTGGCCTGAGGGGGGGTATGTGTGTGAGAATCAAGCCTCTTGTTGGGAAATCAGAGTGAGGGGCAATTACCTTTCTGGGAGATCTTAAAATGGTGCTTTCTGTAGGCTCAGTGCAGATGCTGATGGACTTTGGACCCCACGGGGTGCTGTTCCTGCCACAAAAGCCATTCTTCACTGACGGGACCCTTCGGGAGCAGGTTAGCCGGGGCCCactcctcccaccccttccccccaacctGGACCCTGGTGGTGGGACAGGTCTCAGCCCTGGAGAGCTATGGGACAGCAGGTGGGGTATAAAATGAACCAAGCCCAGGAACTCCCTGGCTCTAAGGACTTTTTATTCACTTCTATGGATTAGGCCATGTACTCAGAGCAACTTCTGGGAGCAGGTTAACCTGTGGAGGCCGTAAGCCAAATATCACATGTGTTTGTTGAACACCAGCTTGGATTCTGGGGGCCCTGCCCTGCTGTCTGCCAGCCCCGCCTCTCCCACCGGACCCTCAGCCAGGACGCTCCTTGCTCTCCTCGGGTGGAGAGGAGCCTGGCCTCTGGCAGCTCCTGGGGCTGTTTCTGAGGAAGGATAGCTGTGTGCAGCCCCACCTCTCCTTGACCCTTGCCCTAGGCC
Above is a genomic segment from Pseudorca crassidens isolate mPseCra1 chromosome 1, mPseCra1.hap1, whole genome shotgun sequence containing:
- the ABCD4 gene encoding lysosomal cobalamin transporter ABCD4 isoform X18; its protein translation is MLSLLLFSVGVNMFDYLGSILSYVVISIPIFSGVYRDLSPTELSTLVSKNAFVCMYLISCFTRLIDLSSTLSDVAGYTHRIGELQETLLDMTLKSRDGEILDESEWDLARTPGWPATERTDTAFLLERVCISAPSSNKPLIKDLSLKISEGQSLLITGNTGTGKTSLLRVLGGLWASTGGSVQMLMDFGPHGVLFLPQKPFFTDGTLREQVIYPLKEIYPDSGSADDERIMRFLELAGLSSLVARTEGLDQQVDWNWYDVLSPGEMQRLSFARLFYLQPKYAVLDEATSALTEEVESELYRIGQQLGMTFVSVGHRRSLEKFHSLVLKLCGEGRWELTRIKVE